A stretch of the Phaeodactylum tricornutum CCAP 1055/1 chromosome 15, whole genome shotgun sequence genome encodes the following:
- the MIZF gene encoding predicted protein (a negative regulator of transcription by binding to MBD2 and recruiting HDACcontaining complexes), producing MSEQQEENLELTSTTAPGQTFPTRTALAEHYKTDWHKYNLKRRQANLPVLLEPDFQARLEAAKALQQTKQVGTNHLKQNSKSNKQRNSNRDAAKNGVVQVPQASAYHRIKEEELQNQNHKNQMELETPIGATAAELALADTMEPETVAQLAAEALVEIEPRQCLFDPHMSPSVEANVDRMSRKYGFFVPDREYLTDLEGLVGYCQEKIKLGHVCIYCQRVFTTWQGCQKHMIATRHCKVRYEPNVDLEEYAVFYDFTAADNDFLGRIKKNASNANAHDLKEEMEVDDTVGIKDEDDWEDVSEDEEEAENEDMNAVDDEDEAMYNGYEEEIHGMGFGVTPLGELIFPDGRIIGHRALRRYYKQRPVMPNQSTAVVAARHAAGERLYRGRVYNIGGETASTNTNTTEDALAFRQAGIAPGLAAGRAGKGILVASNAGAFSQVSVYRYRAAIRKQRRGNDEGHRLWNKSNQNINRMDKKHNRLMNGVSVAHAAR from the coding sequence ATGtcggaacaacaagaagagaATTTGGAGCTGACGTCGACCACGGCTCCGGGACAAACCTTTCCGACCCGGACGGCTCTGGCCGAACACTACAAGACGGATTGGCACAAGTACAATCTTAAACGACGACAGGCTAATCTTCCCGTCCTGCTTGAACCGGATTTCCAAGCCCGTCTGGAAGCGGCCAAGGCGCTACAGCAAACCAAGCAAGTCGGCACGAATCATCTGAAACAGAACAGCAAAAGTAACAAGCAGAGGAACAGTAACAGAGATGCTGCTAAAAATGGTGTAGTTCAGGTACCGCAAGCATCCGCCTACCATCGAAtaaaggaagaagaattaCAGAATCAGAACCACAAAAATCAAATGGAACTCGAGACTCCGATAGGTGCAACGGCCGCAGAATTAGCCTTGGCCGATACGATGGAACCGGAGACGGTTGCCCAGCTAGCGGCGGAAGCTTTGGTCGAAATTGAACCCCGCCAGTGTTTATTTGATCCACACATGTCGCCCTCGGTGGAAGCCAATGTAGATCGAATGAGTCGAAAGTACGGATTTTTCGTGCCCGATCGGGAGTACCTGACGGATTTGGAAGGACTCGTGGGATACTGTCAAGAAAAGATCAAACTCGGTCACGTTTGTATTTACTGTCAACGTGTGTTTACAACCTGGCAGGGCTGCCAAAAACACATGATAGCAACGCGGCATTGCAAGGTGCGCTACGAGCCCAACGTGGACTTGGAAGAGTACGCTGTCTTTTACGACTTTACCGCAGCCGACAATGACTTTCTGGGACGGATCAAGAAAAACGCGAGTAACGCTAATGCGCACGATTTGAAAGAGGAGATGGAAGTAGATGATACAGTCGGTAtcaaagacgaagacgactggGAAGATGTATCGGAGGATGAAGAGGAAGCGGAAAATGAGGACATGAATGCtgttgacgatgaagacgaggCGATGTACAATGGATACGAGGAGGAAATTCATGGTATGGGATTTGGTGTCACACCACTTGGTGAACTGATCTTTCCGGACGGTCGCATCATCGGCCATCGTGCGCTGCGTCGCTACTACAAACAGAGACCGGTGATGCCCAACCAGAGTACTGCTGTGGTTGCTGCGCGACACGCCGCTGGTGAAAGACTGTATCGTGGTCGTGTCTACAACATTGGCGGCGAAACAGCTTCGACAAACACAAACACCACGGAAGATGCCTTGGCCTTTCGTCAGGCGGGTATTGCACCCGGATTGGCGGCGGGCCGAGCCGGTAAGGGCATTCTTGTAGCTAGCAATGCCGGGGCATTTAGTCAAGTTTCAGTGTACCGATATCGTGCCGCCATTCGTAAGCAAAGACGCGGCAATGATGAGGGACATCGACTGTGGAACAAGAGCAACCAAAACATTAATCGAATGGACAAGAAGCACAATCGTCTCATGAACGGTGTAAGCGTAGCACACGCGGCGCGTTAG
- a CDS encoding predicted protein gives MFTRAGYAPFASAVTRLPSLLASVGPARRTLSSPSINALFNPTDEHLAMRATLRTFVEREVEPQAAHYNKTETFNRDLFRKLGTVDQDHGLGVLGLTVPEEYGGLGLDATAVALTHEELSYSDPAFCLAYLAHALLLANNLAVNGSEAQKSRWLPDICAGTVVGGMCMSEPNAGTDVLGMKTNATAIEGGGGWKLNGTKMWITNGTLDGRTTGDIFLVYARTGPAKTDLTQFVVEKNMPGFSLGQKIVDKLGMRASMTAELVFEDVILSHDHVVGEVNEATLCMMRNLEIERIGLAAMALGIARRSIDEMKRYALERQAFGARNLFEFGQIQRLIAESYAEYMAGRCYVYGVANSLDLNKAGNGLDADGTKLYCAKMSKEVADRAIQVMGGYGYVGEYKVERLWRDAKLLEIGGGTNESHHKNMARDLRKRGIAPLD, from the exons ATGTTCACTCGAGCTGGTTACGCACCCTTCGCATCCGCAGTGACAAGATTACCGAGCTTACTGGCGAGCGTAGGTCCGGCGCGCAGAACTCTGTCGTCTCCGTCCATCAATGCGTTGTTCAACCCTACGGACGAACACCTTGCGATGAGGGCAACACTGCGAACCTTTGTGGAGCGCGAG GTCGAGCCCCAAGCCGCTCATTACAACAAAACAGAAACATTCAACAGGGATCTGTTTCGTAAACTCGGAACGGTCGACCAAGACCACGGCTTGGGAGTACTGGGATTGACGGTTCCCGAAGAATACGGTGGTCTCGGATTGGACGCCACGGCGGTAGCGTTGACGCACGAAGAATTATCGTACTCCGATCCGGCTTTTTGCCTCGCGTACCTCGCTCACGCGTTGCTACTCGCCAACAACTTGGCTGTCAACGGAAGCGAGGCACAAAAATCACGATGGCTGCCGGACATTTGTGCAGGAACGGTTGTGGGCGGCATGTGTATGAGCGAACCAAACGCGGGGACCGACGTGTTGGGCATGAAAACGAACGCCACCGCAATAGAAGGTGGAGGGGGATGGAAGCTGAACGGAACCAAAATGTGGATCACCAACGGCACGCTCGATGGTCGGACGACGGGGGACATTTTCTTGGTTTACGCCCGCACCGGACCCGCAAAAACTGACTTGACCCAGTTTGTGGTAGAAAAGAATATGCCAGGATTCTCGTTGGGACAAAAAATTGTCGACAAGCTAGGTATGCGAGCATCCATGACGGCAGAATTGGTATTCGAAGATGTTATCTTGTCACACGACCATGTTGTTGGTGAAGTGAACGAGGCAACGCTGTGCATGATGCGAAATTTGGAAATCGAACGTATCGGCCTAGCGGCCATGGCACTGGGAATTGCGCGCCGTTCCATCGACGAAATGAAGCGGTATGCATTGGAGCGACAGGCTTTTGGTGCCcgcaatcttttcgagtTTGGTCAAATTCAACGCTTAATCGCTGAGAGTTACGCAGAGTATATGGCGGGGCGATGCTACGTCTATGGTGTGGCCAATTCCCTCGATTTAAATAAGGCCGGAAACGGTTTAGACGCGGACGGAACTAAACTTTATTGCGCAAAAATGAGCAAAGAAGTGGCGGATCGAGCTATTCAGGTAATGGGAGGCTACGGATACGTCGGCGAGTACAAGGTTGAAAGACTTTGGAGAGATGCAAAGCTTCTGGAGATTGGTGGCGGTACCAACGAGAGCCACCACAAAAACATGGCTAGAGATTTGCGAAAACGGGGAATCGCTCCTTTAGATTGA
- a CDS encoding predicted protein yields VPRDYWSDNFNLAHLPPVVEKLAALGVSAGAPDDIDTSNTPDYVQGAARILYFLVHQRYVLSPRGLDTVRRRFLYKAEVDPIFGKCPGLGCNGMPLLPYGASNDYNPSGSQDSRAKRYCASCEQVFYHWDSKVDGCAWGNSFCHLFLMEFYDELFSSWRSAAHALPTVKSIFGFPLHSSATVASKFQL; encoded by the exons GTACCTCGTGATTATTGGTCAGATAATTTCAATTTGGCTCACTTGCCGCCTGTAGTTGAAAAACTAGCTGCGCTAGGCGTGTCGGCCGGTGCTCCA GATGATATCGACACTTCAAATACGCCTGATTATGTACAAGGCGCAGCTCGGATTCTGTATTTTCTCGTACATCAACGGTACGTTTTGTCGCCGAGAGGGCTGGATACTGTTCGTCGGCGATTCTTATACAAGGCAGAGGTGGATCCCATCTTTGGGAAATGTCCTGGATTAGGCTGCAATGGTATGCCTCTCCTACCTTATGGAGCTTCAAATGATTACAATCCATCAGGCTCACAGGATTCTAGAGCCAAGCGCTACTGTGCATCATGTGAGCAAGTTTTCTATCACTGGGATTCGAAGGTCGATGGATGCGCATGGGGAAACTCGTTTtgccatttgtttctcatGGAATTCTACGACGAACTATTTAGCTCATGGAGGTCCGCAGCTCACGCACTGCCCACAGTAAAGAGTATTTTTGGTTTTCCGTTGCACTCGAGTGCCACTGTTGCGTCCAAATTTCAGCTATGA
- a CDS encoding predicted protein: MSYSIAPSLILLFGVLSGGQAFQFKAFAPRSLTRVLAEPSTTAPADSQTSSSNKGKTLGLLTFDLDDTLYPIDLVLNEANAAFARAMENFGYKGIQPSDINETSKTIREEIAARDPQEAAALTHTELRKLAIRREMEQITITRKLQSCADDWATPVADLSPVVVKHAKKWATEAVSPTIVQAVLNAWEMERHHAAERHLYPECVEVFERIKQDHPDVIIGAVTDGKANPLFMTFTLAPYFDFCMSWEDDQAGRRKFFKELGSIEGNADLKWIYDAALEKYQELASAAAALQKGDSAQDPNKIWIHVGDDLAYDVGGSAQSGAKTILVELDDEKYHQTARHRFELTKQPDWSTTSDIELEKRKVMNEAATNQIDRKIKFLTRLPEAINEVLEEQS, from the exons ATGAGTTACTCAATAGCGCCTTCTCTAATATTGCTTTTCGGCGTGTTGTCCGGCGGGCAAGCCTTTCAATTCAAAGCATTTGCTCCTAGATCATTGACACGAGTTCTGGCGGAACCGTCGACGACAGCTCCCGCTGATTCTCAGACATCTTCTTCGAATAAGGGAAAGACACTGGGGCTTCTTACGTTTGACCTAGACGATACGTTGTACCCTATCGATCTCGTTCTGAATGAAGCCAACGCAGCGTTCGCTCGTGCCATGGAGAATTTTGGATACAAAGGCATCCAGCCTAGCGATATCAATGAGACGAGCAAAACGATTCGCGAGGAAATTGCTGCTCGCGATCCTCAAGAAGCGGCGGCCTTGACACACACTGAACTCCGTAAATTGGCCATCCGACGAGAGATGGAGCAAATTACCATCACTCGAAAATTGCAATCGTGCGCGGATGATTGGGCAACGCCAGTAGCTGACTTGTCCCCAGTGGTCGTCAAACACGCCAAAAA GTGGGCGACGGAAGCCGTTTCTCCGACAATCGTTCAGGCTGTTTTGAACGCTTGGGAAATGGAACGACACCACGCCGCTGAACGCCACCTATACCCCGAATGCGTGGAAGTGTTTGAGCGTATTAAACAGGACCACCCAGACGTCATTATTGGAGCTGTCACGGATGGCAAGGCCAATCCGCTTTTCATGACCTTTACTTTAGCTCCGTACTTTGACTTTTGTATGAGTTGGGAAGACGATCAAgccggacgacgaaagtTCTTCAAGGAGCTCGGGTCCATTGAAGGAAACGCAGATCTAAAGTGGATTTATGATGCCGCTCTTGAAAAGTATCAGGAGTTGGCATCGGCAGCTGCTGCATTACAAAAAGGAGATTCTGCCCAAGACCCAAACAAGATCTGGATTCATGTAGGGGACGACTTGGCCTACGATGTTGGCGGCTCGGCCCAGAGTGGAGCAAAAACAATTTTGGTGGAGCTTGACGACGAGAAGTATCACCAAACGGCACGTCACCGATTCGAATTGACGAAACAACCAGACTGGTCCACCACGTCCGACATTGAACTCGAGAAGCGCAAAGTCATGAACGAGGCTGCAACAAATCAAATCGATCGCAAGATTAAATTCCTTACGAGGCTACCAGAAGCCATCAACGAAGTCCTCGAGGAGCAGAGCTAA
- a CDS encoding predicted protein: MTLNNILPLPPHHLNPEKYKRKSYILGRRVFLCVGLVAAALGYSLQASSVRLQATAVLDALEAVDQVSSWDLTANAKSRDQNDDTTCIFSGSPIYRKVFVYPSPGDNDWQGDILSSQGRGFSMPWPWQLVDNRTRMSEESHYHPFSMHAQFSTELLVREILTHPDSCLRTYDPEQASLFYVPYLPSMEFHAGARGRPPSFKTSKYANAILRALEGDYQPWTDHFGLTPKYWQRRNGSDHILVFSEPLQGLTHPKKKRGNYHFVHTQKQLAPPIVVSVELSTTFVNMYPSCAQKNILMPYPITDGRYFNGDLDKEARWAIQNRSLDSIDSKSSPVLVAEKDPVGTLADARPIAQWYRAGVHGECVPLRAALQQNYKCTPSFPSFKRTPTTYPLGMRMATFCPCPGGDTASAKRMFDAVLAGCIPIILSHDFVWPLSDEFEPEMLIKVSDFALRWNASNFVVRKFDNQCRPSVANTNYALPSVQELLEAIPASEIRRLRRGLRHAQQAYSYYKPRKGFPRNPLRDRVLPDGGASQALVAALAKRAGGVRWHACQKELGQLVEAEGKDAEPDRFKC, encoded by the coding sequence ATGACCCTCAACAACATTCTTCCGCTCCCCCCTCATCATTTAAACCCGGAAAAATATAAACGTAAATCGTATATTCTAGGTCGCAGGGTATTTTTGTGCGTCGGCCTAGTGGCTGCGGCTCTGGGGTACTCTTTGCAGGCCTCGTCGGTACGGCTACAGGCTACTGCAGTGCTTGACGCGTTGGAGGCCGTCGATCAGGTTTCTTCGTGGGACTTAACCGCCAACGCAAAGTCACGAGATCAAAACGACGATACCACTTGCATATTCTCCGGATCGCCCATATACCGCAAAGTATTCGTGTACCCTTCGCCCGGTGACAATGATTGGCAAGGTGATATTCTCTCCTCACAAGGACGAGGTTTTTCGATGCCGTGGCCttggcagcttgttgatAACCGTACCAGAATGTCGGAAGAGAGTCACTATCATCCGTTCAGCATGCATGCTCAATTCAGCACGGAGCTTCTTGTCAGAGAGATTTTAACTCATCCCGACTCGTGTTTGCGAACTTACGATCCGGAACAAGCCAGTCTTTTTTACGTTCCGTACTTGCCATCAATGGAGTTCCATGCCGGAGCTCGGGGACGGCCGCCATCCTTTAAAACTTCAAAATATGCAAACGCCATTCTACGTGCATTGGAAGGCGACTATCAACCTTGGACAGATCACTTCGGTCTCACACCAAAGTATTGGCAACGGAGAAATGGATCGGACCATATACTGGTTTTTTCCGAGCCTCTCCAAGGTCTTACtcatccaaagaagaaacgcggCAACTACCATTTTGTACATACACAAAAGCAGCTTGCACCTCCAATAGTCGTTTCAGTGGAGCTAAGCACGACATTTGTGAACATGTACCCATCTTGCGCACAAAAGAACATTCTCATGCCATACCCGATAACCGACGGTCGCTATTTTAACGGAGATCTTGACAAAGAGGCTCGTTGGGCGATCCAGAACCGATCGTTAGACAGCATAGACTCGAAAAGTTCACCCGTACTCGTCGCTGAGAAAGACCCGGTCGGAACACTTGCGGATGCTCGCCCAATTGCGCAATGGTACCGAGCAGGTGTACACGGAGAATGTGTTCCTTTACGCGCTGCGCTACAGCAAAACTACAAGTGTACACCATCATTCCCTTCTTTTAAGCGCACTCCTACAACGTACCCGCTGGGTATGCGCATGGCGACGTTCTGCCCTTGTCCAGGAGGCGACACTGCCAGTGCCAAACGAATGTTTGATGCGGTTCTTGCAGGCTGTATACCAATCATTTTGTCTCATGATTTTGTTTGGCCACTGTCAGATGAGTTCGAACCAGAGATGTTGATCAAGGTCTCTGATTTCGCTTTGCGCTGGAATGCTTCAAATTTCGTCGTACGCAAATTTGATAATCAGTGTCGTCCTAGTGTTGCCAATACAAATTACGCACTTCCCAGCGTCCAAGagttgttggaagcaataCCGGCCTCCGAGATacggcgtcttcgtcgtGGCTTACGGCATGCTCAACAAGCTTACTCCTATTACAAGCCCCGCAAAGGCTTTCCTCGGAATCCTCTGCGGGATCGAGTTTTGCCGGATGGAGGAGCGTCTCAAGCTCTGGTTGCCGCTTTGGCGAAACGTGCCGGTGGTGTTCGATGGCACGCTTGTCAGAAAGAACTTGGACAGCTGGTCGAAGCGGAGGGTAAAGACGCGGAACCCGATCGATTTAAATGCTAG
- a CDS encoding predicted protein — protein MAPGQTSEDKTGEEDKKPAASRTTNLTRARSHNLSPPLPDASSNSSFPAYANSDLDRKIAARSSDRTSPGAYREGGTDGGSDEDNRSVANSVGCDSVTEAGTLDSTADEETGLVVSEEVSETDSRADDLRPSASCNRPMTDSTQNNELELVPLPIQQPLAEELRQGVPQSAKSTQEQQRIHAAEERGRESALAHFVEANVEPMPTSSGRDVYWGCKRCWRDRGPCFYFWLGVIVVILALALASALTAALVGEEDSPSSPRPLPVDLDPTGAPSVQNYIDPATCDLAFPLALDTAPTRSVLTIRNSTLFFNSCTENILVQNANWYTLTAEDTPAVQATICEEGEGSSAISTDTILFLDVSVGDCEAKMCVPTVIRLKEASCLVFAWLVESGQAYNLAVFEAEGSPRVPFSLMVETTQSLDNLSCTEARAITIGESVSLDTLESDSYEANELELYTNCDGLQTDTPTRWYKVFGRGFGVTARICSRAALAIEVHTSSSCRNNTAHQCAKVSARKDDTFCTAYSWASGLESEHRVAIAAAQPEQNGGYSVEFLINDSCENALELPELPFSDSGNTRSIVPSFNTKAFVCLLLGDSFYKGVWYRWTASTEGCVTVSAKGANAVPFEERLDPAIAIYQGDCLTTLECVAMNEDASFFQADSEATFDPQVDTTYFVLVFETGGGSGAFEVEIKQSQETCSRSSSKEMCSLCPMGEEVPEKSCLYISEAVSATFVSGDSHCLSVQYRGVQQCGCAASMSVSCNTCPDGSLAPDTNKILPLSNITCGDTQTLPLVGNGSTCDDTALSLAMFCECPGSIPCSMCGENRQLTNPELIITESVSCSSAEGLIQRGLLSEQICDVTTFDNYLTRIYQKQNVVGFCCRGESLQDFQL, from the exons ATGGCGCCTGGACAAACTTCAGAGGACAAAACAGGCGAAGAGGATAAAAAACCTGCGGCATCTCGGACCACCAACCTAACAAGGGCGCGGTCACACAACTTAAGTCCTCCGTTGCCTGATGCGTCGAGCAATTCTTCGTTTCCGGCGTATGCGAACTCGGATCTCGACCGGAAAATAGCCGCACGATCTTCAGATCGCACATCGCCTGGTGCTTATCGCGAAGGGGGGACGGATGGGGGCAGTGACGAAGATAATCGTTCGGTAGCCAATAGTGTTGGTTGCGATTCGGTCACAGAGGCAGGGACCCTGGACTCAACAGCGGATGAGGAGACCGGACTTGTTGTCTCCGAAGAAGTATCGGAAACTGATAGCCGGGCGGATGATTTACGGCCGAGTGCAAGCTGCAATAGGCCCATGACCGATTCGACACAAAATAACGAACTCGAGTTGGTGCCACTACCAATACAACAGCCCCTCGCAGAAGAGTTGAGGCAAGGAGTTCCACAGTCTGCCAAATCTA CCCAGGAGCAACAGCGTATACACGCCGCCGAGGAGAGAGGCCGTGAGTCGGCGCTCGCACACTTTGTCGAGGCCAACGTTGAACCGATGCCGACTAGTTCTGGACGTGACGTCTACTGGGGTTGCAAGCGTTGCTGGCGCGATCGTGGTCCGTGTTTCTACTTTTGGCTCGGAGTTATCGTTGTGATTCTAGCTTTGGCGCTGGCTTCAGCATTGACTGCAGCACTCGTCGGTGAAGAGGATTCTCCAAGCAGTCCGCGGCCTCTACCTGTTGATTTGGATCCAACAGGAGCGCCGTCGGTACAGAACTATATTGACCCTGCTACCTGTGATTTGGCGTTTCCTTTGGCCCTTGATACCGCCCCGACTCGTAGTGTACTGACCATTCGAAACAGCACACTTTTTTTTAATTCGTGTACCGAGAACATTCTTGTCCAGAATGCAAACTGGTATACCCTTACAGCAGAAGACACCCCTGCAGTACAGGCCACTATCTGTGAGGAAGGTGAAGGTAGCTCCGCAATTTCCACAGACACTATTCTTTTTTTGGACGTCTCGGTAGGAGATTGTGAGGCCAAAATGTGTGTTCCGACCGTAATACGGCTGAAAGAAGCGTCTTGTCTCGTGTTCGCCTGGTTAGTCGAGTCTGGGCAGGCTTACAACCTTGCCGTATTCGAGGCGGAGGGTTCGCCAAGGGTGCCATTTTCGTTGATGGTTGAGACAACCCAATCACTGGACAATTTGTCTTGTACGGAAGCGAGGGCAATCACTATCGGTGAAAGCGTTTCTCTGGATACGTTAGAGTCCGATTCTTATGAGGCGAATGAGCTTGAGTTATACACAAACTGCGATGGTTTACAAACGGACACGCCAACTCGTTGGTACAAAGTCTTCGGACGAGGGTTTGGCGTGACGGCCCGGATTTGTTCACGAGCCGCTTTGGCTATCGAGGTACATACAAGCTCGTCTTGTCGAAACAATACAGCACACCAATGTGCTAAAGTGTCGGCTAGAAAAGACGACACTTTTTGCACAGCGTATTCCTGGGCATCGGGACTTGAAAGCGAGCACAGAGTTGCGATCGCTGCTGCGCAGCCTGAGCAAAATGGCGGATACTCCGTCGAATTTCTTATTAATGACTCTTGTGAAAACGCGCTCGAGCTCCCAGAGTTACCTTTCTCTGACTCTGGTAATACCCGGTCAATTGTTCCCAGTTTCAATACGAAAGCATTTGTTTGCTTGCTACTCGGTGATTCGTTTTATAAAGGCGTTTGGTATCGCTGGACTGCATCCACGGAAGGTTGCGTTACTGTGTCTGCAAAAGGCGCAAATGCTGTTCCGTTCGAGGAGAGATTAGATCCCGCTATTGCCATTTATCAAGGTGACTGTTTGACAACCTTGGAATGCGTTGCAATGAACGAGGACGCGTCCTTTTTCCAAGCAGACTCGGAGGCTACCTTTGATCCCCAAGTAGACACAACATATTTCGTTCTTGTCTTTGAAACCGGTGGGGGTTCTGGCGCCTTTGAAGTGGAAATAAAG CAATCGCAGGAAACCTGCTCGAGATCATCTAGTAAGGAAATGTGTTCGCTTTGTCCGATGGGCGAAGAAGTTCCCGAAAAATCTTGCCTGTATATCTCTGAAGCTGTATCTGCCACCTTCGTGTCGGGCGATTCACATTGCTTGTCCGTGCAGTACCGTGGCGTACAACAATGCGGGTGTGCTGCGTCAATGTCCGTATCCTGCAACACGTGCCCTGACGGCTCGCTCGCACCTGATACAAACAAGATTCTACCCCTTTCGAATATAACTTGCGGCGACACTCAAACTCTCCCTCTTGTCGGGAACGGCTCGACTTGCGACGATACGGCTCTTTCACTAGCTATGTTTTGCGAGTGTCCAGGAAGTATTCCCTGCAGTATGTGCGGTGAGAATCGACAGCTGACAAATCCGGAACTCATCATCACCGAATCAGTTTCGTGCTCGAGTGCCGAGGGCTTGATTCAGCGAGGCTTGCTCTCAGAGCAAATTTGTGACGTGACCACTTTCGATAATTATCTTACACGAATATATCAAAAGCAGAATGTTGTGGGATTCTGTTGCCGCGGAGAATCGTTACAAGATTTCCAGCTATAG